In a genomic window of Pedobacter sp. KBS0701:
- a CDS encoding TAT-variant-translocated molybdopterin oxidoreductase, whose amino-acid sequence MESNKKYWKGLEEYNNTPDFVKNNKNEFAEPLPIEDVLNEAGLSTVTPRRDFLKALGFGLGAVTLAACQTAPVHKSIPYLVKPEEVTPGIPNYYTSSFNGQSILVKTREGRPIKIEPNPNAGQFNCGTDARAQASVLDLYDVSKLKAPALVKDGKVEETTWAKIDNFVKGELAKAQAGGKKIRIVSSTVNSPSTNAVIAQFIAKYPAAKLVQYDAVSYTGIIQANQNSFGKAVLPKYNFDKADLIVSFSADFLGTWISGEEFTAQYTANRNYKSLENKKMSRHIQFESGMSLTGTNADTRVPVKLSEEGPALIALYNAITGSALPGGTLGNNTTADKVIKLVAKELVQAKGKGLVVCGSNDVSTQILVNAINAAIGSYGTTIDLDNPCYLYAGNDAEFNGLVAEMNRGEVGAVLFLNSNPVYDAANAKAFTDALAKVPAKISFSDRADETATACDAIAINHNYLESWGDANAYEGYYSIVQPTINPVFNSRQAEESLLTWADAPVKDYYQFVRSNWEAKMLPAVGLKWEEVLEKGVVTSTAKAAGAYSFTQSLAQVATSIANNSKALDKDVQLQVYENIPMRDGKNANNAFLQELPDPVSKVTWDNFVALAPKFAEKLKVKEFDVVTVKGSNGYSVDLPVLIQPGQAQGTASIALGYGRTKVGKAGNDVGKNAFPFVSFVNGTFQYATSVTITPTGGYYELAQTQTHHSFEGRAVIKEATFKEYLKNPGAGNEKGEHKDYDLWDQYEKPGNNWVMAIDLNACTGCGSCIVACNVENNIPVVGRDEVRRRREMHWIRIDRYYSYETAAGDVTKEKEIAKLEDLDHVSVVHQPMLCQHCDHAPCETVCPVLATVHSSDGLNHMAYNRCVGTRYCANNCPYKVRRFNWFNYWNDSRFDNYLNNEFTQLVLNPDVTTRSRGVMEKCSMCIQRIQGGKLQAKLEKRPLKDGDIKMACQEACSANAIVFGDANDPNSEVSKALRSERIYYVLEEINVKPGIGYMTKIRNTDTTVQA is encoded by the coding sequence ATGGAAAGCAACAAAAAATACTGGAAAGGCTTAGAGGAGTATAACAATACACCCGATTTTGTTAAGAATAACAAAAACGAATTCGCCGAGCCACTTCCAATAGAAGATGTTTTAAATGAAGCAGGGTTAAGTACCGTTACCCCACGCCGCGACTTTTTAAAGGCGTTGGGTTTTGGTTTAGGTGCAGTAACTTTAGCAGCATGTCAAACTGCCCCTGTTCATAAATCTATTCCTTACCTGGTAAAACCTGAAGAGGTTACTCCAGGTATTCCTAACTATTATACTTCGAGCTTTAATGGCCAGAGTATTTTAGTTAAAACCAGAGAGGGGCGCCCAATTAAAATTGAACCAAATCCAAATGCGGGTCAATTTAACTGTGGTACAGATGCGAGAGCGCAGGCTTCGGTTTTAGATTTATATGATGTATCTAAACTAAAAGCACCAGCTTTAGTAAAAGATGGAAAAGTTGAAGAAACTACTTGGGCAAAAATCGACAACTTTGTTAAAGGCGAGTTGGCAAAAGCACAGGCAGGCGGAAAGAAAATCCGCATTGTATCATCAACTGTAAACAGCCCGTCAACTAATGCTGTTATTGCACAGTTTATTGCAAAATATCCTGCTGCTAAATTGGTTCAGTACGATGCGGTTTCTTATACTGGTATTATCCAGGCCAACCAAAACAGTTTCGGTAAAGCAGTTTTACCTAAATACAATTTTGATAAGGCTGATTTAATTGTAAGTTTCAGTGCAGATTTCTTAGGTACCTGGATTAGCGGAGAAGAGTTTACTGCTCAATATACAGCTAACCGTAACTACAAATCGTTAGAAAATAAAAAAATGAGCCGCCACATTCAGTTCGAAAGTGGAATGAGTTTAACAGGTACCAATGCAGATACCCGTGTTCCGGTTAAATTATCGGAAGAAGGACCTGCTTTAATTGCTTTATATAATGCAATTACCGGCAGTGCTTTACCTGGTGGAACGTTGGGTAACAACACTACTGCCGATAAAGTAATTAAACTGGTAGCTAAAGAATTAGTCCAAGCTAAAGGTAAAGGACTTGTGGTTTGTGGTTCGAACGATGTTTCTACACAAATTTTAGTAAATGCCATTAACGCCGCTATTGGAAGTTATGGAACTACTATCGATTTAGATAACCCTTGTTATTTATATGCAGGTAACGATGCCGAATTTAATGGCTTAGTTGCTGAAATGAACCGTGGTGAAGTTGGTGCTGTTTTATTCTTAAATAGTAACCCTGTTTACGATGCTGCAAATGCAAAAGCATTTACTGATGCATTAGCTAAGGTTCCTGCTAAAATTTCATTCTCTGATCGTGCTGACGAAACTGCTACCGCTTGTGATGCTATTGCTATTAACCATAACTATTTAGAATCATGGGGTGATGCAAATGCTTACGAAGGATATTATTCAATCGTTCAGCCAACCATCAACCCTGTTTTCAACAGCCGCCAGGCTGAAGAGAGTTTATTAACCTGGGCTGATGCTCCTGTTAAAGACTACTATCAGTTTGTACGCAGCAACTGGGAAGCTAAAATGCTACCAGCTGTTGGTTTAAAATGGGAAGAGGTTTTAGAAAAAGGTGTAGTTACTTCAACAGCTAAAGCTGCTGGTGCTTATTCATTCACGCAATCTTTAGCACAAGTTGCTACTTCGATTGCAAACAACAGCAAAGCTTTAGATAAAGATGTTCAGTTACAGGTTTACGAAAACATCCCAATGCGTGATGGTAAAAATGCAAACAACGCATTCTTACAAGAATTACCTGATCCGGTTTCGAAAGTAACCTGGGATAACTTTGTTGCTCTCGCGCCAAAATTTGCTGAGAAATTAAAAGTTAAAGAATTTGATGTTGTAACGGTTAAAGGTAGCAACGGATATTCAGTAGATCTTCCGGTATTGATCCAGCCAGGACAAGCACAGGGAACTGCATCTATCGCATTAGGTTATGGCCGTACCAAAGTTGGTAAAGCTGGTAACGATGTGGGTAAAAATGCTTTTCCTTTTGTTTCTTTTGTAAATGGAACATTCCAATATGCTACTTCGGTAACCATTACGCCAACAGGCGGTTATTATGAATTGGCTCAAACACAAACTCACCACTCTTTCGAGGGCCGTGCAGTGATTAAAGAAGCTACTTTTAAGGAGTACTTAAAAAATCCTGGTGCTGGTAACGAAAAAGGCGAACATAAAGATTACGATCTTTGGGATCAATACGAAAAACCAGGTAATAACTGGGTTATGGCAATTGATTTGAATGCTTGTACAGGTTGTGGTTCTTGTATTGTTGCCTGTAACGTAGAAAATAACATTCCTGTTGTAGGCCGTGATGAGGTTCGCCGTCGTCGTGAAATGCACTGGATCCGTATCGACCGTTATTACAGCTACGAAACTGCAGCTGGTGATGTAACCAAAGAGAAAGAGATTGCTAAGTTAGAAGACTTAGATCACGTTTCTGTGGTTCACCAACCTATGTTGTGCCAACACTGTGATCACGCACCTTGCGAAACAGTTTGTCCGGTATTGGCAACTGTACACTCAAGTGATGGTTTAAATCACATGGCTTACAACCGTTGCGTAGGTACACGTTACTGTGCAAATAACTGTCCGTATAAAGTACGTCGTTTCAACTGGTTTAACTACTGGAACGATTCACGTTTCGATAACTATTTAAATAACGAGTTTACCCAATTGGTTTTAAACCCTGATGTAACTACACGTTCAAGAGGGGTAATGGAAAAATGCTCTATGTGTATTCAACGTATACAAGGTGGCAAATTACAAGCTAAACTGGAGAAACGTCCATTAAAAGATGGCGATATTAAAATGGCCTGTCAGGAAGCTTGTTCAGCAAATGCGATTGTATTTGGTGATGCAAACGATCCAAATTCAGAGGTTTCAAAAGCATTACGTTCTGAGCGTATCTACTACGTATTAGAAGAGATCAATGTGAAACCGGGTATCGGCTACATGACAAAAATTAGAAATACAGATACAACAGTACAAGCGTAA
- a CDS encoding cytochrome c produces MKGSTLAMNKNKFVYTAFLAIAFAATFSACKDKRSTGLEYARNMYDPIAYNPDQPNKNFKDGKTAQLPPAHTKPVGFTEYDEYPNTKEGYEAAGLSMVNPLPVDTVNLAQGKHLFTVFCSPCHGEKGDGQGHLVKIEKFSGVPAYQTGSSSRGGNMVDLTAGKIYHTITYGVNNMGSHASQISPTDRWKVVMYVQQLQKGQ; encoded by the coding sequence ATGAAAGGAAGTACATTAGCTATGAATAAGAATAAATTTGTTTACACAGCGTTTTTAGCTATCGCTTTTGCAGCTACCTTTTCTGCTTGTAAAGATAAACGCAGTACTGGTTTAGAATACGCCAGAAACATGTATGATCCGATTGCTTACAATCCGGATCAACCGAACAAAAATTTTAAAGATGGTAAAACAGCTCAGTTGCCACCTGCGCATACTAAACCGGTAGGTTTTACAGAATATGATGAGTATCCTAATACAAAAGAAGGATATGAAGCAGCAGGTTTGAGTATGGTTAACCCTTTACCGGTAGATACAGTTAATTTGGCTCAGGGTAAACACTTATTTACCGTTTTCTGTAGCCCTTGCCATGGCGAAAAAGGGGATGGACAAGGACACCTGGTTAAAATTGAGAAATTTAGCGGTGTACCTGCTTATCAAACAGGTTCATCATCTAGAGGTGGTAACATGGTTGATCTTACCGCAGGTAAAATTTACCACACCATTACGTACGGTGTAAATAACATGGGCTCGCATGCTTCGCAAATCTCACCAACAGATCGTTGGAAAGTGGTGATGTATGTTCAACAATTACAAAAAGGACAATAG
- a CDS encoding DUF3341 domain-containing protein — MSDIKYILGSFGDPDEMMHGIEKLQENNISIYDVYTPMPIHGIEAKLGIKRSRIDIAAFCFGITGTCCAFALIYFCAVIDWRVNIGGKPSFALPDFIPIMFELTVLFCAFGMVLTYYASTHLFPGRAPRVMDLRATDDRFVIAVDAKDNVEHTVIDGLLKDAGALEIKYNERKYISYE, encoded by the coding sequence ATGAGTGATATCAAATATATTTTAGGCAGCTTTGGCGATCCTGACGAAATGATGCACGGCATCGAAAAGCTTCAGGAAAATAACATCAGCATTTATGATGTATATACACCGATGCCTATACACGGAATAGAAGCCAAATTAGGAATTAAAAGATCTAGAATCGATATCGCAGCATTTTGCTTTGGTATTACCGGTACTTGCTGTGCGTTCGCTTTGATTTATTTCTGCGCAGTAATCGATTGGAGAGTAAATATAGGTGGTAAACCATCATTTGCATTACCGGATTTTATTCCGATAATGTTCGAACTTACAGTATTATTCTGTGCTTTCGGTATGGTGTTAACTTATTATGCATCTACTCACTTATTTCCAGGAAGAGCACCTAGAGTGATGGATTTACGTGCTACTGATGATCGTTTTGTTATTGCAGTTGATGCAAAAGACAATGTAGAACATACTGTAATTGATGGATTATTAAAAGATGCAGGTGCTTTAGAAATAAAGTATAATGAAAGGAAGTACATTAGCTATGAATAA
- a CDS encoding cbb3-type cytochrome c oxidase subunit I — protein MSTIALHDEHNHDHADHGHHKETLISKYIFSMDHKMIAKQFLITGIIMAVIAMGLSILFRIQLAWPDQNFPFLETFLGKWAEGGRIKPDFYLALVTIHGTIMVFFVLTAGLSGTFSNLLIPLQIGARDMASPFLNMLSYWFFFTACVVMMSSFFIQTGPASGGWTVYPPLSVVAKAMPGSGMGMTLWLISMVLFVASSLMGGINYVSTILNMRTKGMDLWKMPLTIWAFFLTAILGILSFPVLVAGVVLMVFDRSFGTSFYLSDIVMGTDILPNEGGSPILWQHLFWFLGHPEVYIVIMPALGISSEVISVNSRKPIFGYHAMVYSLIGITVLSFIVWGHHMFVTGMNPLLGGVFMITTLIIAVPSAVKTFNYLATLWRGNIRFTPAMLFAIGLVSFFISGGLTGIFLGNASLDINLHDTYFVVAHFHLVMGSAAIFGMLAGVYHWFPKMFGRMMNAKLGYLHFWLTFIAAYLVFFPLHFLGLDGVPRRYYAFTEFEFMKKWLTVNVFVTWAAIMAALAQVAFLFNFFYSIFKGKVSPQNPWESNTLEWTAPVEHLHGNWPGEIPTVYRWPYDYSKPGHDADFIPQTVPFSQTMSSNLPHDFEGNEEAEKIQQDWELANPVTENKG, from the coding sequence ATGTCAACAATAGCATTACACGACGAACACAATCACGATCACGCTGATCATGGGCATCATAAAGAGACTTTGATTTCAAAGTACATCTTTAGTATGGATCATAAAATGATTGCCAAGCAATTTTTGATTACCGGTATTATTATGGCGGTAATTGCAATGGGCTTATCAATTTTATTCCGTATTCAATTGGCATGGCCAGATCAAAACTTTCCATTCTTAGAAACATTTTTAGGTAAATGGGCAGAAGGTGGCCGTATCAAACCCGATTTTTACCTCGCTTTGGTTACCATTCACGGTACCATCATGGTATTCTTTGTACTAACTGCTGGTTTAAGTGGTACATTTAGTAATTTACTTATTCCACTTCAGATAGGGGCAAGAGATATGGCTTCGCCATTCTTAAACATGCTTTCATACTGGTTCTTCTTTACTGCTTGTGTGGTAATGATGTCATCATTCTTTATACAGACGGGCCCTGCATCGGGTGGTTGGACAGTTTATCCGCCACTATCTGTTGTTGCCAAGGCAATGCCAGGTTCAGGAATGGGTATGACTTTATGGTTAATCAGTATGGTCCTTTTCGTAGCATCATCTTTAATGGGTGGTATCAACTACGTCAGTACAATTTTAAACATGCGTACTAAAGGTATGGACCTTTGGAAAATGCCATTAACCATTTGGGCTTTCTTTTTGACCGCTATTTTAGGTATCTTATCCTTCCCTGTTCTTGTAGCTGGGGTAGTGTTAATGGTATTCGACCGTAGCTTCGGTACAAGTTTCTACCTATCAGATATCGTAATGGGTACTGATATTTTACCAAATGAAGGTGGTTCTCCAATTTTATGGCAACACTTATTCTGGTTCTTAGGTCACCCTGAGGTATACATTGTAATTATGCCAGCTTTGGGTATCTCGTCTGAGGTTATCTCTGTAAACTCACGTAAACCGATCTTCGGTTACCATGCAATGGTTTACTCTTTAATTGGTATTACCGTATTGTCATTCATCGTTTGGGGTCACCACATGTTTGTAACCGGTATGAATCCATTGTTAGGTGGTGTATTTATGATTACCACGTTAATCATCGCGGTACCATCAGCAGTAAAAACATTCAACTATTTAGCTACATTATGGCGTGGTAATATCCGTTTCACTCCGGCAATGTTATTTGCTATTGGTTTAGTTTCATTTTTTATCTCTGGTGGTTTAACCGGTATCTTCTTAGGAAATGCATCTTTAGATATTAACTTACACGATACTTACTTTGTTGTTGCCCACTTCCATCTGGTAATGGGATCTGCAGCAATCTTTGGTATGCTTGCAGGTGTGTATCATTGGTTCCCTAAAATGTTCGGTAGAATGATGAATGCTAAATTAGGTTACTTACACTTCTGGTTAACTTTCATTGCAGCTTACCTGGTATTCTTCCCACTTCACTTCTTAGGTTTAGATGGTGTACCTCGTCGTTACTATGCATTTACCGAGTTCGAATTCATGAAAAAATGGTTAACCGTTAACGTATTTGTAACATGGGCAGCTATTATGGCAGCACTTGCGCAGGTAGCTTTCTTGTTTAACTTCTTTTATTCAATCTTTAAAGGAAAAGTATCTCCTCAAAATCCATGGGAATCTAATACTTTAGAATGGACTGCACCTGTTGAACATTTACACGGTAACTGGCCAGGAGAAATCCCAACAGTTTACAGATGGCCATACGATTACAGCAAACCAGGACATGATGCAGATTTTATTCCTCAAACCGTTCCTTTCTCTCAAACCATGAGCTCTAACTTGCCTCACGATTTTGAAGGAAATGAGGAAGCAGAAAAAATCCAGCAAGATTGGGAGCTAGCCAATCCTGTAACAGAAAACAAGGGCTAG
- a CDS encoding quinol:cytochrome C oxidoreductase, with translation MGTHNINFSEQFEFTGKVKTLSIVGIALGVAAIAFGFLSGLQERTFANLLLMGYYFACVCMSGMFFLAVQFVAQAGWSASILRVPQAMAKTLPIAAVILIAIVSAGLFMEHTIVEHGQSVSVPYLYKHWATQGLAEKGSEHYDAIIAGKSVFLNKPFFLGRQLLFLGVYSIFAMMFVKFSYNEDLTGGLNSYRKSFKNACIFLVIYGFTTPIFAFDTIMSLEAHWFSTMFGWYNFAAMWVSSLATIAIIIILLRRAGYMQWVNNSHLHNLGQFIFGFSIFWTYVWFAQFLLIYYANMPEETVYFYKRFEYYKFWFFLNLAMNFLAPVLLLMDRDNKRTDAKLLFVSIIVLLGHWVDYYQMIMPGAVEEGHNGFGIVEIGTAIGFVGLFTFTVLTSLSKKPLIAKNHPLLQESLHHQL, from the coding sequence ATGGGAACTCACAATATTAATTTTAGTGAACAGTTTGAGTTTACAGGTAAAGTAAAAACATTAAGTATAGTTGGTATCGCTTTAGGTGTGGCTGCTATTGCTTTTGGTTTCTTAAGTGGCCTTCAAGAGCGTACTTTTGCCAACCTGTTGCTTATGGGATATTACTTCGCATGCGTTTGTATGTCGGGAATGTTTTTCTTAGCTGTTCAATTTGTTGCTCAGGCAGGTTGGTCTGCATCAATTTTACGTGTACCACAGGCAATGGCCAAAACATTGCCAATTGCTGCAGTTATACTTATTGCTATCGTATCTGCAGGTTTATTTATGGAGCATACAATTGTAGAACATGGACAAAGTGTTAGTGTACCTTATCTTTATAAACATTGGGCAACTCAGGGCCTGGCAGAAAAAGGTTCGGAACATTATGATGCGATTATTGCCGGTAAATCTGTATTTTTAAATAAGCCTTTCTTTTTAGGTCGTCAATTATTGTTTTTAGGTGTTTACAGTATTTTTGCAATGATGTTTGTTAAGTTTTCATATAATGAAGATTTAACTGGGGGGTTAAATTCTTACAGAAAGAGCTTTAAAAATGCTTGTATCTTCCTGGTAATTTACGGTTTTACAACACCAATTTTTGCTTTCGATACCATCATGTCATTAGAAGCACACTGGTTCTCAACCATGTTTGGTTGGTATAACTTTGCAGCAATGTGGGTAAGCAGTTTAGCAACTATCGCCATTATCATTATTTTATTAAGAAGAGCAGGTTACATGCAGTGGGTTAACAATAGCCACTTGCACAACTTAGGTCAGTTTATTTTTGGTTTCTCTATTTTCTGGACTTATGTATGGTTTGCTCAATTCTTATTGATCTACTATGCAAACATGCCTGAAGAGACTGTATATTTCTACAAACGTTTTGAATATTATAAATTCTGGTTTTTCTTAAACCTAGCCATGAATTTCTTAGCGCCGGTATTATTATTAATGGATAGAGATAACAAAAGGACCGATGCAAAATTATTATTTGTTTCTATCATCGTATTATTAGGTCACTGGGTAGATTACTACCAAATGATTATGCCAGGAGCCGTAGAAGAAGGACATAATGGTTTTGGAATTGTAGAAATTGGTACTGCAATAGGTTTCGTAGGATTGTTTACCTTTACGGTTTTAACATCATTAAGCAAAAAGCCGTTAATTGCAAAAAATCATCCATTATTACAAGAAAGTTTGCATCATCAACTATAG
- a CDS encoding cytochrome c oxidase subunit II has translation MSLRKFITNKTTAALAVLITAFANTSVFAQDAAAGAAAAPKVDMGEVYKSVIFYILVFLAVCLFIAIIGKAIKVYELSREAQGKPVGINWNRVHASLFALFLVIGLYGVYWEYTVHGSMLLPDAASEHGKKIDKMFNLTLIITTIVFVVTHILLFGFSYIYKYSAKRKAYYYPHNNTIEKIWTIVPALVLTVLVLMGFLTWRSIFFKVEDPNNKPLQIEVTSEQFKWSIRYPGADGIVGNKNYKLTTATNTLGIDFKDINSRDDEMADEMVLPVGKPVKLILTSKDVIHSFYMPHFRVQLNTVPGMRTIFEFTPTKTTAEMQQETNDPNFNYLFLCAKICGAGHYNMQKVVRVVSEAEYKTWIAEQKTYLNDDLRKQFNLPVAPAAVKSVADSAAKDSAAVKTNQMALNK, from the coding sequence ATGAGTTTAAGAAAGTTTATAACGAATAAAACGACCGCAGCTTTAGCAGTATTGATTACTGCTTTTGCAAACACTAGCGTATTTGCGCAAGATGCAGCAGCAGGTGCTGCCGCGGCACCGAAGGTTGATATGGGCGAGGTTTATAAATCGGTAATATTTTATATTCTGGTTTTCCTTGCTGTATGCTTATTCATTGCCATTATTGGTAAAGCAATAAAAGTGTATGAGTTAAGCCGCGAAGCACAAGGTAAGCCTGTTGGTATTAACTGGAACAGGGTACACGCAAGTTTATTTGCACTGTTTTTAGTGATCGGTTTATATGGTGTATATTGGGAATATACAGTGCATGGATCAATGTTACTTCCTGATGCAGCATCTGAGCACGGAAAGAAAATTGATAAGATGTTTAATTTAACATTAATCATCACTACTATTGTATTTGTAGTTACACACATTTTATTATTCGGATTTTCTTATATCTATAAATACTCTGCTAAAAGAAAAGCTTACTACTATCCACACAATAATACGATCGAAAAAATCTGGACAATCGTTCCTGCTTTAGTATTGACCGTTTTGGTATTGATGGGTTTCTTAACCTGGAGATCTATTTTCTTTAAAGTTGAAGATCCAAACAATAAGCCATTGCAAATAGAGGTTACTTCTGAGCAGTTTAAATGGTCTATCCGTTATCCTGGTGCTGATGGAATTGTTGGTAATAAGAATTACAAGTTAACTACAGCTACCAACACATTGGGTATCGATTTTAAAGATATCAACTCTCGTGATGATGAAATGGCAGATGAGATGGTGCTTCCTGTGGGCAAACCAGTTAAACTTATTTTGACCAGTAAAGACGTAATTCACAGTTTTTATATGCCGCACTTCAGAGTACAGTTAAATACCGTACCAGGTATGAGAACGATATTTGAGTTTACGCCTACAAAGACTACTGCAGAAATGCAGCAAGAGACTAACGATCCTAACTTTAACTACCTTTTCTTATGTGCTAAAATTTGTGGTGCCGGTCACTACAATATGCAAAAAGTGGTACGCGTAGTTTCTGAGGCCGAGTATAAAACTTGGATTGCAGAGCAGAAAACATACTTAAACGACGATTTAAGAAAACAATTTAATTTGCCAGTGGCACCTGCAGCTGTAAAATCAGTAGCAGATTCAGCAGCTAAAGATTCAGCAGCTGTGAAAACTAACCAAATGGCTTTAAATAAATAA
- the nrfD gene encoding NrfD/PsrC family molybdoenzyme membrane anchor subunit, whose translation MSGHNESILREPLITGDNITYAKITDDILSPVENKPNKAWWIGFIVASLGALLWVVAVSYTFWNGIGAWGLNKTVGWAWDITGFVWWVGIGHAGTLISAVLLLFRQNWRNSINRSAEAMTIFAVICAATYVVSHMGRPWLAYWVLPLPNQFGSLWVNFNSPLVWDMFAISTYFSVSLLFWYTGLLPDIATIRDRAVGTRRKIYSIFSFGWSGSVKTWQRFEAVSLILAGISTPLVLSVHTIVSMDFATSVIPGWHTTIFPPYFVAGAIFSGFAMVLTLLLVARKVLGLENYITMFHIESMNKIIILTGSIVGVAYLTEFFIAWYSGSEYEQYAFINRSTGPYWWSYWMMMTCNVISPQLLWFKKIRLSIKATWILSIVVNVGMWFERFVIIVTSLHRDYIPSSWAMFYPTWVDISVFVGSIGLFFTLFLLFLRVLPSIAIAEVKLLLKTASEQAKMKQIKEGHENKEYVAEYIESLEKFDSVKQEDYAKI comes from the coding sequence ATGTCAGGACATAACGAATCAATACTTAGAGAACCATTAATTACCGGAGATAACATCACGTATGCAAAAATTACGGATGATATTTTAAGCCCGGTAGAAAACAAGCCGAACAAGGCCTGGTGGATTGGTTTCATCGTTGCCTCATTAGGTGCTTTACTTTGGGTAGTGGCAGTAAGCTACACTTTCTGGAACGGTATCGGTGCATGGGGCTTAAATAAAACAGTTGGTTGGGCTTGGGATATCACCGGTTTCGTATGGTGGGTAGGTATCGGTCACGCTGGAACACTAATTTCGGCTGTACTATTACTCTTCCGTCAGAACTGGCGTAACTCCATCAACCGTTCGGCAGAGGCGATGACCATTTTCGCCGTAATCTGTGCCGCAACGTATGTTGTATCACACATGGGCCGTCCTTGGTTAGCATATTGGGTTTTACCTTTACCAAACCAGTTCGGATCATTATGGGTAAACTTTAACTCACCATTGGTGTGGGATATGTTTGCCATCTCTACTTATTTCTCTGTATCATTATTATTCTGGTACACAGGTTTATTACCAGATATCGCTACCATCCGCGATCGTGCAGTTGGCACCCGTAGAAAAATCTATTCTATCTTCTCTTTTGGATGGAGTGGAAGTGTTAAAACCTGGCAACGTTTCGAAGCAGTTTCGTTAATCTTAGCTGGTATTTCTACACCACTTGTACTTTCGGTACACACCATTGTATCAATGGACTTTGCAACATCGGTAATTCCGGGATGGCATACCACCATCTTCCCGCCATACTTTGTGGCAGGGGCGATTTTCTCAGGCTTTGCGATGGTATTAACCTTATTATTGGTTGCACGTAAAGTATTGGGCTTGGAAAACTACATCACCATGTTCCACATTGAGTCGATGAATAAAATCATCATCTTAACCGGATCAATCGTAGGTGTGGCTTATTTAACTGAGTTCTTTATTGCCTGGTATTCAGGTTCAGAGTATGAACAGTATGCATTTATCAACAGATCTACAGGTCCTTACTGGTGGTCTTACTGGATGATGATGACTTGTAACGTAATCTCTCCTCAATTGTTATGGTTTAAAAAGATCCGTTTAAGCATTAAAGCTACCTGGATTTTATCAATCGTGGTAAACGTAGGTATGTGGTTCGAGCGTTTCGTAATTATCGTTACTTCATTACACCGCGATTATATTCCATCAAGTTGGGCAATGTTCTATCCAACCTGGGTTGATATCAGTGTATTCGTAGGTTCAATCGGTTTGTTCTTTACTTTATTCTTATTATTCTTAAGAGTATTGCCATCAATCGCTATAGCAGAGGTTAAATTATTATTAAAAACTGCAAGTGAGCAAGCTAAAATGAAACAGATTAAAGAAGGGCATGAGAATAAAGAATATGTAGCAGAGTACATAGAATCTTTAGAAAAATTTGATAGTGTTAAACAAGAAGATTACGCAAAAATATAA